In the Leptospira sp. WS4.C2 genome, one interval contains:
- a CDS encoding sodium-dependent bicarbonate transport family permease: MDFHAALNNILNPPVLFFFLGMGVVFFKSDLRITEGVSKFLSLYLLFSIGFKGGHELFKSPFAEEHLLTLIACMFMACFVPIYSYFIFRAKLDHANSAALAGSFGSISAVTFVTAGAFLHSYGYEYQGFIVAGMALMESPAIVLAVIIDRLGKKKSNGNQNEKIQWKQLLHEAFFSSSVYILIGALIVGYLSGESGWNTTKPFTEDIFKGLLTFFLLDKGIDAAKQMRELKKVGFFLVGSALIIMLINVVIAILLTKIIQMPIGDALMFVVLCASASYIAVPAAMKESIPEANPSIYLTVALSIVFPINIIIGIPLYFYILKVITGTV; encoded by the coding sequence ATGGATTTCCATGCAGCACTCAACAACATCTTAAACCCACCGGTACTCTTTTTCTTTTTAGGAATGGGTGTCGTATTTTTTAAATCAGATCTACGGATTACAGAAGGAGTCTCCAAGTTCCTATCTCTGTATCTATTGTTCTCCATTGGATTCAAAGGTGGCCATGAACTATTTAAGTCTCCATTCGCGGAGGAACACCTACTGACACTGATTGCCTGTATGTTCATGGCATGTTTTGTACCAATTTACTCTTACTTTATTTTTAGAGCAAAATTGGATCATGCGAATTCTGCCGCACTTGCGGGAAGTTTTGGATCCATCAGTGCGGTGACCTTTGTAACCGCAGGAGCATTCTTACACAGTTACGGTTATGAATACCAAGGTTTCATTGTGGCAGGAATGGCTCTTATGGAATCACCAGCAATCGTACTTGCGGTCATCATCGATCGATTGGGCAAAAAGAAAAGTAACGGGAATCAAAATGAAAAGATCCAATGGAAACAATTACTCCACGAAGCGTTCTTTAGTTCATCCGTTTATATTTTGATTGGAGCTTTGATTGTAGGTTATTTATCAGGGGAGTCCGGATGGAACACAACAAAACCATTCACGGAAGATATTTTCAAAGGACTACTCACCTTTTTCCTTTTGGATAAAGGAATTGATGCTGCAAAACAAATGCGTGAATTAAAGAAAGTAGGATTTTTTCTCGTAGGATCTGCGCTCATCATCATGTTGATTAACGTAGTCATTGCCATCCTTCTGACTAAAATCATCCAAATGCCGATTGGTGACGCTCTTATGTTTGTGGTATTGTGTGCATCAGCATCTTACATTGCCGTGCCAGCTGCCATGAAAGAATCCATTCCTGAAGCAAACCCAAGTATTTACCTAACGGTTGCCTTATCGATTGTATTTCCAATCAATATCATCATAGGGATCCCTTTATACTTTTACATTCTGAAAGTGATCACAGGAACCGTTTAA
- a CDS encoding alginate export family protein, which translates to MYISKGYFYFLLLAVFLPLTVSMATPTETQNSGETIAVPKPYVSSMKEKGIDPEYNRHMFVEPELSKHSANSQQFWLNDVLRFGLYLRPRQESRYNLDFNASDKGYIDRTVQTSSIYFIFDPSPYIQAKVTLQDARVWGGESPASSGDIRANFFSNTADIYSKNQTNAVSLNQTGIREAFLTLNQLPLHSKLQVGRQIWAYGDQRMIGGGNWTVNGLSFDGVRLMFNYDYFKIHFLMARPYWTQSGTNGVVSANDPKLNTAATGTDTTLLGTYNSFTIPDWVTLDLYSLGVVRKWKKNPINSVTGLPESSNDDPLAANRSRQNQNLITTGFRLTNRTKGNFLPEGKSWDFTWESAFQMGTSGRRIQDPYLKEYLPNEYDNTKTEREKYTGQMHVFQTGYTFFKKLRLGGQVLYASGDKNRADGSVSTFQTLANPRFGVIPYFNSVAGISENINAQNLYSKSVSITYQTETFGEFQVTYFQNDKAEKQDAWYAISGVANSTSSLGEKNTYPVSSDKGSTENYSNNSYSSPYALGKRIYTEVDLTWHGQINDFVSLWMGFGYLNAGDSIRNYRNTKIQYNSSTQSFEWNQNYLQGKNQLARDAYMAYAQINAAF; encoded by the coding sequence ATGTATATTTCAAAAGGTTATTTCTATTTTCTATTGTTAGCGGTATTTTTACCGCTAACAGTTTCCATGGCTACTCCTACAGAAACACAAAATTCTGGAGAAACAATAGCAGTTCCTAAACCCTACGTTTCTTCTATGAAAGAGAAGGGAATTGATCCGGAATACAACCGCCATATGTTTGTAGAACCTGAATTATCCAAACATTCAGCAAACTCACAGCAATTTTGGTTAAACGATGTATTAAGATTTGGTTTGTATTTACGACCCAGACAAGAATCTAGGTACAATCTGGATTTTAATGCATCTGACAAAGGTTATATAGATAGAACCGTTCAAACGTCCTCGATTTATTTTATCTTTGACCCCAGTCCCTATATACAAGCAAAAGTAACTCTCCAAGATGCTCGTGTTTGGGGAGGCGAATCACCCGCTTCCTCTGGCGATATCCGGGCCAATTTTTTTAGCAACACAGCAGATATTTATTCTAAAAACCAAACCAATGCAGTGTCCTTAAACCAAACAGGGATCAGGGAAGCTTTTTTGACATTAAACCAACTCCCACTTCATTCTAAATTACAGGTAGGACGACAAATTTGGGCTTACGGCGACCAACGAATGATAGGCGGTGGGAACTGGACTGTCAACGGGCTTTCCTTTGATGGAGTTAGGCTCATGTTTAACTACGACTATTTTAAAATCCATTTTTTAATGGCAAGGCCCTACTGGACCCAAAGTGGAACCAATGGAGTCGTATCGGCTAACGATCCAAAACTAAATACTGCCGCCACTGGAACAGACACAACCTTACTGGGAACCTACAATAGTTTTACCATTCCTGATTGGGTAACCTTAGATCTTTATAGTCTGGGAGTGGTTCGGAAATGGAAAAAAAATCCAATCAATTCCGTTACCGGCCTTCCAGAGTCATCGAATGATGATCCCCTTGCAGCCAACAGAAGTAGACAAAACCAGAACTTAATCACCACTGGATTTCGTCTCACCAACAGAACCAAAGGAAACTTTCTTCCGGAAGGAAAATCTTGGGACTTCACATGGGAATCTGCCTTCCAAATGGGAACAAGCGGACGAAGGATCCAAGATCCTTATCTAAAAGAATATCTTCCTAACGAGTACGATAATACTAAAACCGAAAGAGAAAAGTATACAGGCCAAATGCATGTATTCCAAACGGGATATACTTTTTTCAAAAAACTAAGATTAGGTGGTCAAGTGTTGTATGCATCAGGTGATAAAAATAGGGCCGATGGTTCTGTATCCACATTCCAAACCCTAGCCAATCCCAGGTTCGGAGTGATTCCTTATTTTAATAGTGTTGCCGGAATTTCAGAAAATATCAATGCACAAAATCTATATTCTAAATCAGTAAGTATCACTTACCAAACAGAAACCTTTGGAGAATTTCAAGTTACCTACTTCCAAAATGATAAAGCGGAAAAACAAGATGCGTGGTATGCCATAAGTGGTGTCGCCAATTCCACGAGTTCCCTCGGTGAAAAAAATACTTATCCTGTATCGTCTGACAAAGGCAGTACGGAAAACTATTCGAACAATTCCTATTCATCACCGTATGCATTAGGAAAACGAATATATACAGAAGTAGACTTAACTTGGCACGGGCAAATCAATGATTTTGTTTCCCTATGGATGGGCTTTGGGTATTTGAATGCCGGAGATTCCATCCGTAATTATCGAAATACCAAAATCCAATACAATTCCAGCACTCAATCCTTTGAATGGAACCAAAACTACCTACAAGGCAAAAACCAACTGGCTCGGGATGCTTATATGGCCTACGCTCAAATCAACGCTGCTTTTTAA
- a CDS encoding TetR/AcrR family transcriptional regulator, producing the protein MLEASNKQRRIRNSLSREEIRNVSLLILKEEGLDGLSMRKIANRLGCSVASPYSYYESQIDLVQDLIKSGEDELLSMLKKASAEVETGSAFQQLAAIARSYFNFASNNRELHKVMFVTDYGGVHRKAFPQLPKSYRFFLETVRIGFESGEIPYPKNEYPAIARMMWSWMYGVIVLDMTGMLRKRKGSGNPIEEGISYFQKLLSKN; encoded by the coding sequence ATGTTGGAAGCTTCAAACAAACAAAGACGGATTCGCAATAGCCTCTCTCGCGAGGAGATTAGAAACGTTTCCCTCCTGATTTTAAAAGAAGAAGGATTGGACGGTCTCTCTATGCGAAAGATTGCCAATAGGCTCGGTTGCAGTGTCGCAAGTCCTTATTCCTATTATGAAAGCCAAATTGACTTAGTCCAGGATTTGATCAAATCAGGAGAGGACGAACTCCTTTCCATGCTTAAAAAAGCGAGCGCAGAAGTGGAAACAGGTTCCGCTTTTCAACAGTTAGCTGCCATAGCACGTTCCTATTTTAATTTTGCAAGCAACAACCGGGAATTACACAAAGTGATGTTTGTGACAGACTACGGTGGAGTGCACAGAAAAGCATTCCCACAATTACCAAAAAGTTATCGATTCTTTTTAGAAACGGTTCGGATTGGTTTTGAATCTGGCGAGATTCCCTATCCAAAAAATGAATACCCGGCAATAGCTCGTATGATGTGGAGTTGGATGTATGGTGTGATCGTTTTGGATATGACAGGTATGCTTCGCAAACGAAAAGGTTCAGGAAACCCCATAGAGGAAGGGATTTCCTACTTTCAAAAACTTCTTAGTAAAAACTGA
- a CDS encoding lysophospholipid acyltransferase family protein, with translation MFYYVGRSIGFVLMWVVVKPMRLKYGNKKVEIQNDHILRKLNGKSIIFISNHIKPRNKFLKAITMPYDAFVIRGVLKRYGIYTTALTSYDSGIPNKGKKRKWLHRKEQMVKGIVKSIDLIPLNRSESDPVTIKDFKRRIGRGNLGIGIFPEGSWYRGFRKSRKLYPGMVVLSKRYNLPIIPLYLDAYNLNKPIRLSIGNPIWEVTDAPETINYIRSELVRLKDKGTSILVTGEAEEVLNDENEGFEVSPIVG, from the coding sequence ATGTTCTATTATGTGGGAAGATCAATCGGATTTGTGCTTATGTGGGTTGTGGTAAAACCAATGCGTCTGAAGTACGGAAACAAAAAAGTTGAAATTCAAAATGATCATATCTTACGAAAGTTAAATGGTAAATCTATAATCTTTATTTCAAACCATATCAAACCCAGAAATAAATTTTTAAAAGCGATTACGATGCCTTACGATGCTTTTGTGATTCGTGGTGTTCTTAAACGTTATGGAATTTATACTACCGCTCTTACTAGTTATGATTCTGGAATTCCCAATAAAGGAAAAAAAAGAAAATGGTTGCATAGAAAAGAACAAATGGTCAAAGGAATTGTAAAATCCATAGATTTGATTCCTTTGAATCGAAGTGAATCAGATCCTGTTACTATTAAAGATTTTAAACGTAGGATTGGTCGTGGAAATTTAGGGATTGGAATTTTTCCAGAGGGTTCTTGGTATCGCGGATTTCGTAAGAGTCGCAAACTTTATCCTGGAATGGTAGTTCTCAGTAAACGATACAATTTACCAATCATTCCTTTGTATTTGGATGCTTATAATTTGAACAAACCCATTCGTTTGTCTATTGGGAATCCAATTTGGGAAGTGACTGACGCACCTGAAACAATCAATTACATTCGCAGTGAACTCGTTCGATTGAAAGATAAAGGAACATCTATTTTGGTTACCGGTGAAGCGGAAGAAGTTTTAAATGATGAAAATGAAGGTTTCGAAGTGTCTCCAATCGTAGGTTAG
- a CDS encoding LIC_13355 family lipoprotein codes for MQKPLKIKTLCPLFLIFFVSFSSCKKSTSASAEENLAALLPLLNAQANASVCPKSPLPTDIYLATTVVSSSANISGFSDSKKAVNGICGAGELVGSLDVYALDITGAGASMVLSWGGRTVKNVTDSLDFIVYDNSFRISDDSNTYAMDPSVIQVSIDGSNYCGFNPSYSGASVNVMDSWTRFGGLRPVYYNMTTKPYTNEDLFINTGGYFLLGGGDGFDLDNLDPNDPNDTGCDATVANNIKSTGFKFLKITSASNVDNPNTPGSKFPWPPGSYNGSDVDGVVAREIQ; via the coding sequence ATGCAAAAACCTTTAAAAATAAAAACATTATGTCCTTTGTTTCTAATTTTTTTTGTATCTTTCTCCTCCTGCAAAAAATCAACTTCTGCTTCGGCAGAAGAGAATCTCGCTGCGTTGTTACCTTTACTCAATGCCCAAGCAAACGCTAGTGTTTGCCCAAAGTCTCCACTCCCTACTGATATCTATCTTGCCACTACGGTTGTGAGTTCCAGTGCCAACATATCTGGATTTTCTGACTCAAAAAAAGCAGTGAATGGAATTTGTGGAGCAGGCGAGTTAGTTGGATCACTCGATGTCTATGCGTTAGACATCACAGGAGCCGGTGCCTCTATGGTTCTCAGTTGGGGTGGGCGAACTGTTAAAAATGTAACCGATAGTCTAGACTTCATTGTGTATGACAATAGTTTCCGCATTTCTGACGATAGCAATACGTATGCCATGGACCCTTCGGTAATACAAGTTTCCATTGATGGAAGCAATTATTGTGGATTTAACCCAAGTTACTCGGGGGCAAGTGTCAACGTAATGGACAGTTGGACTCGCTTCGGCGGACTAAGACCAGTTTATTACAATATGACCACCAAACCATATACAAACGAAGATCTTTTCATCAACACTGGCGGTTATTTTTTGTTAGGTGGTGGTGATGGATTCGATTTAGATAATCTAGATCCTAATGATCCAAACGACACAGGTTGTGATGCTACAGTTGCCAACAATATCAAATCGACTGGCTTCAAATTTTTAAAAATTACCTCGGCAAGTAATGTGGATAATCCAAACACCCCTGGTTCCAAATTTCCTTGGCCCCCTGGCAGTTATAACGGAAGCGATGTCGACGGTGTAGTGGCACGCGAAATCCAATAA
- a CDS encoding histidine kinase, giving the protein MNQKAPIIIGDYHIIPENLPADGQLRLIFQPIDMTTYWSRCGLTANFVAGFYSYCYEASETKANTLSTIINELLENASKFSKAMKGKVNVELKQYGNLLRIDVLNVASKTLRDSFELFVNKLLSENVEEMYFSTLETKEDGDTKSGLGLLMMLKDYPVRFGYSFYEIDADTHEITVRAIINVEEI; this is encoded by the coding sequence TTGAATCAAAAGGCACCCATCATTATCGGGGATTACCACATCATTCCAGAAAATTTGCCTGCTGATGGTCAACTTCGATTGATCTTCCAGCCAATCGATATGACTACATATTGGAGCCGATGTGGACTCACTGCAAACTTTGTTGCCGGATTTTATTCCTATTGTTACGAAGCGAGTGAAACAAAAGCCAACACCCTTTCTACAATCATTAACGAACTTTTGGAAAATGCTTCTAAATTTTCGAAGGCCATGAAAGGAAAAGTCAACGTAGAATTGAAACAATACGGAAATCTTTTAAGAATTGATGTTTTAAATGTGGCGTCAAAAACCTTACGAGATAGCTTTGAGCTTTTTGTAAACAAACTCTTGTCGGAGAACGTGGAGGAGATGTATTTTTCTACACTCGAAACCAAAGAAGACGGTGATACCAAGTCGGGTCTGGGCCTACTCATGATGTTAAAGGACTATCCGGTGCGTTTTGGTTATAGTTTTTATGAGATCGATGCCGATACTCATGAAATCACGGTAAGAGCAATTATCAACGTAGAAGAGATATAA
- a CDS encoding PP2C family protein-serine/threonine phosphatase, whose product MPQSPSKENRFVLSDYYKKQLEEISYQGEFRAETFATKFRFFFLGMIFIFSTLGLLSGRPPVEFYYQISAILILLCYNFIVLYSLRKSGKYLNIFKFLSSFLEISLLTFVIGYTANAQKNPSLVYAAPMIYVFFILIALASIRNNTKAIIFAVIVLIVEYASLTIYFYPEMSDLNTKLIELSSYLKPNFLEENSNFFLVSAVPMGIFLILTYMIVTGGLILYAIRNTSRTTHEQADLIFNAEKQAILEENIHLGMELEVARQIQAMVLPRNEELKKIQELEISARMDAANEVGGDYYDVVRHEDGTVYIGIGDVTDHGLASGVVMLMTQSAFITTLRSKVISLRESLRSINSILFSNIHVRMNDIRNLTLSLFSYKNGVFTTVGQHETIIVYRYALKKTEIIDTIDNGMLVGLTESIDEFIHEKPIPLQTKDIILLYTDGATEAENPKKEQFGSQRLIESLERHIELETTDAILDAIFKDIYVFIDGMDVYDDITIMIMRKR is encoded by the coding sequence ATGCCGCAATCTCCCTCCAAAGAAAATCGATTCGTTCTATCTGACTATTACAAGAAACAATTGGAAGAGATTTCCTACCAAGGGGAATTCCGCGCAGAAACTTTCGCGACTAAGTTCCGATTCTTCTTCCTTGGAATGATATTTATCTTTTCCACTTTGGGACTGCTTTCTGGCCGTCCTCCTGTTGAGTTCTATTACCAAATTTCAGCCATCTTAATTCTTCTCTGTTATAACTTCATTGTTCTTTATTCGTTAAGGAAATCGGGTAAGTACCTCAATATCTTTAAATTCCTTTCTTCCTTTTTGGAGATCAGTTTACTAACATTCGTTATTGGATATACAGCAAACGCCCAAAAAAACCCGAGCCTTGTGTATGCGGCTCCAATGATCTATGTGTTCTTTATTTTGATCGCACTGGCTTCGATACGCAATAATACTAAGGCCATCATCTTTGCCGTCATTGTCCTTATTGTTGAGTATGCATCTCTAACCATTTACTTCTATCCAGAGATGTCCGATTTGAATACAAAACTCATCGAGTTATCTTCTTATCTCAAACCAAACTTCCTTGAAGAGAACAGTAATTTCTTTTTAGTCAGTGCAGTTCCCATGGGAATCTTTCTCATCCTAACTTACATGATTGTCACAGGTGGATTGATACTTTATGCAATACGCAATACATCTCGTACGACCCATGAACAAGCCGATTTAATTTTTAATGCTGAAAAACAAGCCATCTTAGAGGAGAATATTCATCTCGGTATGGAATTGGAAGTAGCAAGACAGATTCAGGCTATGGTACTTCCCCGTAATGAGGAATTAAAAAAGATCCAAGAATTAGAAATTTCAGCTCGGATGGACGCAGCCAATGAAGTGGGTGGAGACTATTACGATGTAGTCCGCCACGAAGATGGAACCGTCTACATCGGAATTGGGGATGTAACGGACCATGGTTTGGCTTCTGGAGTTGTTATGCTTATGACTCAGTCTGCTTTTATCACCACTTTACGTTCCAAAGTAATCTCTTTACGTGAGTCTCTTCGGTCCATTAACTCTATTTTATTTTCTAATATTCATGTGCGGATGAATGACATTCGTAACCTTACTTTGTCTTTATTTTCTTATAAAAATGGTGTGTTTACCACCGTGGGACAACACGAAACCATTATCGTCTATCGCTACGCTCTGAAAAAAACAGAAATCATAGATACCATCGACAACGGTATGTTAGTTGGTTTAACGGAATCCATTGACGAATTCATCCATGAAAAACCAATTCCTCTCCAAACAAAAGACATCATCCTATTGTACACAGATGGAGCAACGGAAGCTGAAAATCCGAAAAAGGAACAATTTGGATCTCAAAGGTTAATCGAGTCTTTAGAAAGACATATAGAACTTGAAACCACTGATGCAATTTTAGATGCCATCTTTAAAGATATCTACGTCTTCATTGATGGAATGGATGTCTATGATGACATTACCATCATGATCATGCGTAAAAGATGA
- a CDS encoding DUF6272 family protein has protein sequence MRIYGNLKSATNIDQEPVSIIQIQLKPLDLMRYWRRIGIMSDFIGYFYGFSFLPNVPSESMDMKNSDIVNSISTVFNELLENAAKYSYDKKADIEISLIHRGKTFEMLVRNKTNESNVSAYEASLKEIFSAKDLEKLYIEKLETNENDPHRSGIGLIMVLKDYPVEMEVSFESEGDDTIITSRVIYFTNGFPQS, from the coding sequence ATGCGAATATATGGTAATTTAAAATCTGCAACGAATATCGACCAAGAACCAGTTTCCATCATTCAAATCCAATTAAAACCTTTGGATTTAATGCGCTACTGGCGACGTATCGGAATCATGTCCGATTTTATCGGATATTTTTACGGATTCTCATTTTTACCCAATGTCCCATCAGAATCGATGGATATGAAAAATTCGGATATTGTGAATTCAATCTCCACGGTGTTTAATGAGTTATTAGAAAATGCAGCCAAGTATTCTTATGATAAAAAAGCAGATATCGAAATCTCACTTATCCATAGAGGCAAAACATTTGAAATGTTGGTTCGGAATAAAACAAACGAATCAAATGTAAGTGCTTATGAAGCAAGTTTAAAAGAAATTTTTTCTGCAAAAGACCTAGAAAAATTGTATATAGAAAAACTAGAAACCAATGAAAACGATCCACATCGTTCCGGCATTGGTTTGATAATGGTTTTAAAAGATTATCCAGTCGAAATGGAAGTTTCTTTTGAGTCCGAAGGAGATGATACAATCATTACAAGCAGAGTCATTTATTTTACAAACGGGTTCCCTCAATCATAA
- a CDS encoding TetR/AcrR family transcriptional regulator: MKPAKKKQSLQKPNSTTSSKASHYHHGNLREEVLEHSKKVLETRGVSSLSLRDIATDLGVSHTAPYRHFPKKMDLLQALVTEGFRELSESMERAWVYSEDPLEKIRTAGVEYIFLLLKNPRRTELMFGGEIYVSGDPISDDLRECGKLAYLGMFKIVEYGQKTLTLKNSVPTDTLMMSFWSGVHGFAVLNERKWNQIKSKEEEESFRKEVDQILEIMIEGTRL; the protein is encoded by the coding sequence ATGAAACCTGCCAAAAAAAAACAAAGTCTCCAAAAACCAAATTCTACGACCTCATCAAAAGCCAGTCATTATCACCATGGAAATCTAAGGGAAGAGGTTTTAGAGCACTCCAAAAAGGTATTAGAAACGAGAGGTGTCTCTTCCTTAAGTCTTCGGGATATTGCCACCGATTTGGGTGTGAGTCATACAGCACCCTACCGCCATTTTCCTAAAAAAATGGATCTCCTCCAAGCCCTTGTGACCGAAGGTTTTCGAGAACTATCCGAGAGTATGGAAAGAGCTTGGGTTTATTCGGAAGATCCTTTGGAAAAAATCAGAACGGCCGGTGTCGAATATATTTTTCTATTACTAAAAAATCCAAGAAGAACAGAACTCATGTTTGGTGGAGAGATCTATGTTTCAGGAGATCCCATTTCTGACGATTTGCGAGAGTGTGGAAAGTTGGCCTATTTGGGAATGTTTAAAATTGTGGAATATGGGCAAAAAACATTGACGCTAAAAAATTCTGTTCCCACAGATACACTCATGATGAGTTTTTGGAGTGGGGTTCACGGCTTTGCTGTGTTAAACGAACGAAAGTGGAATCAAATCAAATCTAAAGAAGAGGAAGAATCTTTTCGTAAAGAGGTAGATCAAATTTTAGAGATTATGATTGAGGGAACCCGTTTGTAA